A window of the Aspergillus flavus chromosome 6, complete sequence genome harbors these coding sequences:
- a CDS encoding uncharacterized protein (expressed protein), producing the protein MDMGKIPVSLELDRERGSSRWSLRLKIHHALYDGQYLSSIIQGLVGVYKEGSTLCKSSHKDRVSFSTFVRTLQDGDPDKACAFWKDYLKGGMSATWPVTNGLKGPMAVDRSPKIKIGEWAGDARKIAKRFQITPAAMARAALALTIAEHSNSDDVILGEVSSGRYHTGFVAGPCIATHPVRINMAKQDTFQSTDNTQSRRISLHSLLKLCRDTYLDTMHYQQVGLESIRLSSESPDLLPFQVLFVYQEAGPETNDFTISQSEQGRVDFPLVFEVSCHSTTGHLSIRCVFDPVIFPPGDIDWVMQHVIDALSLIADQAIARKAVHKHIDARLVISANERAKLQQLASKQDVVANDPDQTVIDIISQQAEKAPEKIALQFEQDQFLTYRQLLDSATMLAGSIERMLENRMTDVDNQPLIPIAFDKSSDMVIVILAILKAGAAFIPLDMNYPIKRLQEICELTQPPILIWDGINGSEKINSLTNATGAVAYTIADLRKSGGPVSGGNRPTSLNSLAYILFTSGSTGVPKGVMVEHRNLTAFTMSEEGSVDCSWTSNRLSFLAYTFDASMGDLFATLCKGGRFSLVRRSKMLSQLNTWLDNMNITHLALTPTLGGLLPNDLREGSRQLPHLRNLVFGGEPFRASFLRRTPVELTVWNGYGPSETTIEATACQLQGPSAESERARAYLPIGSPTGGCRIYILRPETEEPVPIGAIGEICIGGPQVARGYLGQPDLTACRFTPDPFAPSREGRMFRTGDLGRFHSDGNLEYLDREDGQVKLRGLRIDINEVESVAQTHPAVTACVVAKAVNYDSEALIAFVELSQSPSINGNDLMTLIKDHISRSVPDYMVPAHLLLPQGPLPRTAHGKTNKLAIQKMANAAYEQCMADVSAGRQVLVPAIPGTLEATIASVWAKVLGIKEDRVDITMPFSKLGGDSIRSITLLALLRRAGLRVDMADVAPSSTIQVQAVKIRDRTKNGRIAGNLHVHDRGGRATIVLIHPFLAQSTIFEPLVPLLDRRLNVILVDDPFFGTDSCPATLAEWATSYLINLKPHLIRGQPVIFGGYSVGGLIAFEMAQLWGTRYGSHSASVVLLDPGTYEPINRTSAGNSDEEIIRNSLGMSDVEPEDLAPFREHFDRHIRVLQHSARPALYQGRCLYLGLPERFQDGTAAWWKNQCPNIVMNKVDCDNHYKMLKGRGRIQAITQYINEYSASLLFGVADSDSSPNQKKRSRPSAPFVSTKKTKRR; encoded by the coding sequence ATGGATATGGGCAAAATACCAGTGTCATTGGAATTGGATCGAGAGAGAGGCTCAAGTCGATGGAGTCTCAGGCTCAAAATTCATCACGCTTTGTACGACGGGCAATACCTCTCTTCAATTATCCAAGGTCTGGTTGGGGTTTACAAAGAGGGTAGCACATTGTGCAAGAGTTCCCACAAGGATCGGGTCTCTTTCTCAACGTTTGTACGCACGCTACAGGACGGGGACCCCGATAAAGCTTGCGCCTTCTGGAAGGACTACCTTAAAGGGGGTATGAGTGCTACATGGCCTGTAACTAATGGTCTCAAGGGTCCTATGGCAGTAGATCGATCCCCCAAGATCAAGATTGGTGAGTGGGCAGGCGACGCTCGCAAAATTGCGAAGCGATTCCAGATTACACCAGCTGCAATGGCAAGGGCGGCCTTGGCTTTAACCATAGCAGAACATAGCAATTCGGATGATGTGATCCTGGGTGAGGTATCAAGTGGCAGATATCACACCGGCTTTGTGGCTGGTCCTTGTATCGCTACGCACCCCGTCAGAATTAACATGGCAAAGCAGGACACGTTTCAAAGTACCGATAATACGCAGTCTCGAAGAATATCACTACATAGTCTGCTCAAGCTCTGTCGAGACACATACTTGGATACTATGCACTATCAGCAAGTTGGTCTCGAGTCAATTAGGCTATCAAGTGAAAGTCCCGATTTACTACCGTTCCAAGTTCTATTCGTTTACCAGGAAGCGGGCCCAGAAACAAATGACTTCACTATATCCCAATCTGAACAAGGCCGTGTGGACTTCCCTTTGGTATTTGAAGTGTCTTGCCATTCCACAACTGGCCACCTTTCAATCCGATGTGTATTTGATCCCGTTATATTTCCGCCTGGAGATATCGACTGGGTGATGCAACATGTTATTGATGCGCTCAGTCTCATCGCCGATCAAGCAATTGCACGAAAGGCCGTACACAAACATATTGATGCCAGACTTGTGATCAGTGCCAATGAAAGAGCGAAGTTGCAGCAGCTAGCAAGTAAACAGGATGTCGTCGCCAACGACCCCGATCAAACTGTCATTGATATTATCAGTCAACAGGCAGAGAAGGCCCCGGAGAAGATAGCCCTTCAGTTTGAGCAGGATCAGTTCCTCACATATCGGCAGCTGTTGGATTCCGCGACTATGCTTGCTGGTAGTATCGAACGCATGCTTGAGAACAGGATGACTGATGTTGACAATCAGCCATTGATTCCAATCGCTTTTGACAAGTCTTCAGATATGGTGATTGTAATTTTAGCTATTCTGAAGGCCGGAGCAGCTTTCATTCCGTTAGATATGAACTATCCGATCAAGCGGCTTCAGGAAATCTGTGAGCTTACACAACCGCCAATTTTGATATGGGATGGCATCAACGGCAGCGAGAAGATCAACAGCCTGACCAACGCGACAGGAGCTGTTGCCTATACAATAGCCGATCTCAGGAAGTCTGGCGGACCAGTATCCGGAGGCAACCGACCTACCTCTCTGAACAGTCTAGCTTATATTCTGTTCACCTCAGGATCTACGGGCGTGCCAAAGGGAGTCATGGTCGAGCATCGAAATCTAACAGCCTTTACAATGTCCGAGGAAGGAAGTGTCGACTGTTCATGGACTTCCAACCGGCTTTCATTCTTGGCCTATACGTTCGATGCTTCGATGGGTGATCTGTTCGCGACACTATGTAAGGGTGGTCGCTTTTCCCTGGTGAGACGTAGCAAAATGCTGTCGCAACTCAATACCTGGCTTGATAATATGAATATAACACACCTGGCATTGACCCCTACACTCGGTGGTCTATTGCCCAACGATCTTCGTGAGGGTAGTAGGCAATTACCGCATCTCCGGAACCTAGTTTTCGGAGGTGAGCCGTTTCGTGCCAGCTTCCTCCGCAGGACACCTGTGGAGCTCACCGTGTGGAACGGCTATGGTCCAAGCGAAACAACTATTGAAGCAACAGCATGTCAGCTACAAGGACCAAGTGCCGAGAGTGAGCGTGCCAGAGCATACCTTCCGATTGGATCCCCCACTGGGGGTTGCCGTATATACATCTTACGACCTGAGACGGAGGAGCCGGTACCCATCGGTGCCATTGGAGAAATATGCATTGGAGGACCACAGGTTGCGCGCGGATACCTCGGCCAGCCAGACCTAACAGCATGTCGGTTTACGCCCGATCCATTCGCCCCGTCGCGCGAGGGAAGGATGTTCCGGACGGGTGATCTAGGCAGATTCCACAGTGATGGTAACCTCGAGTATCTCGACAGGGAAGATGGTCAAGTGAAGCTTCGGGGTCTGCGAATTGATATTAATGAAGTGGAGTCAGTTGCCCAAACTCATCCTGCGGTGACAGCATGTGTGGTAGCCAAGGCAGTAAACTATGACTCTGAGGCTCTAATAGCCTTTGTCGAACTAAGCCAGTCGCCCTCGATTAATGGGAACGATCTTATGACCTTGATAAAGGACCACATTTCGCGCAGCGTCCCGGATTACATGGTACCTGCGCATCTCCTACTTCCGCAGGGGCCGTTGCCTCGAACAGCACATGGCAAAACGAACAAGCTAGCAATCCAGAAAATGGCAAATGCAGCCTATGAGCAGTGCATGGCAGATGTATCGGCTGGAAGACAGGTTCTTGTTCCAGCCATACCCGGGACTCTTGAGGCCACAATCGCATCAGTCTGGGCTAAGGTATTGGGAATAAAGGAAGATCGGGTGGATATAACCATGCCCTTCTCTAAGTTGGGTGGCGACTCCATTCGGTCAATCACCTTGTTGGCCCTACTTCGACGAGCCGGACTGCGTGTAGACATGGCAGATGTCGCTCCATCCTCCACTATCCAGGTCCAAGCAGTTAAGATTCGTGATAGAACAAAAAATGGTCGTATCGCGGGCAATCTGCACGTCCATGACCGGGGAGGTAGAGCAACTATCGTTCTTATCCATCCATTCTTGGCGCAGTCGACTATCTTCGAGCCGCTTGTACCTCTACTAGATCGCCGCCTCAATGTTATTCTCGTCGACGATCCGTTTTTTGGTACAGATTCTTGTCCCGCGACATTGGCGGAATGGGCCACTTCATATCTGATCAATCTCAAGCCTCATTTGATCCGTGGTCAGCCTGTCATATTTGGTGGATATTCCGTCGGAGGGTTGATCGCGTTCGAAATGGCACAGCTATGGGGGACACGTTACGGAAGTCACAGCGCATCTGTCGTCTTACTGGACCCGGGAACATATGAACCTATCAATCGCACGTCGGCTGGAAACTCAGACGAAGAAATCATCCGAAACTCCCTCGGAATGTCGGACGTTGAACCAGAAGATCTTGCTCCGTTCCGAGAACACTTTGACCGTCACATCCGGGTCCTTCAGCACTCCGCCAGGCCTGCTTTGTACCAGGGAAGATGTCTTTACCTCGGCCTCCCTGAGCGTTTCCAGGATGGCACAGCTGCGTGGTGGAAAAATCAATGTCCCAACATTGTCATGAATAAGGTTGATTGCGACAACCACTACAAAATGTTGAAGGGGCGTGGCAGGATTCAGGCTATAACTCAGTACATCAATGAATACAGTGCGAGCCTTCTATTCGGTGTAGCGGATAGTGACTCCAGTCCTAATCAAAAGAAACGCTCACGTCCATCTGCTCCATTTGTGAGCACCAAAAAGACAAAACGCCGATGA